The Fusobacterium sp. region ATATATATCAAAAGGTTTTGCCCATGGATTTTTAGCTTTAGAAGATGATACAGAAATAGAATATAAATGTGATGAATTTTATATATCTCAATATGATTCGGGAATAATATGGAATGATAGAGATATAGCTATTGACTGGAATTTTGAAGAATATGGATTAAAAGAAGAAGAGATAATTTTATCTGAGAAAGATACAAAACATCAATCTTTTAAGGAGTACACAGAAAAATATGCTGGAGAGAATGTATTGCTTACAGGAGCAGATGGACAATTAGGTCAAGATTTTCAAAAACTTTTTGATAAGTTAGAAACAAAATATACAGCCACTGACTATAAAGAATTAGATGTAACTGATAGAGAGAAAGTAAAGGAATTCATAGATAACAATAATTTTACTATGATAATAAATTGTGCAGCATATAATAATGTAGATAAAGCAGAAGAAGAATCAGAAAAATGTTTTGTTTTAAATTCATATGTACCTAAGTATCTGGCAGAGATATGCAAAGAAAAAAATATAATATTTGTGACATATTCAACAGATTTTGTATTTGATGGAGAAAGGGAAATACCATATACAGAAGAAGATATCCCTAATCCTTTATCAATATATTCAAAAACAAAATTAGAGGGAGAAAAATATTCATTGGAATATGAAAAAAGTTTTGTAATAAGAACATCATGGGTATTTGGAATGGGAAATAATAATTTTTGTAAACAGGTAATCAACTGGTCAAAAGGAAAGGATAAGTTGAGAATAGTAGATGACCAAATATCATCTCCAACATATTCAAAGGACTTAGCAGAATATTCATGGAAACTTA contains the following coding sequences:
- the rfbD gene encoding dTDP-4-dehydrorhamnose reductase, with the protein product MNKFKKIETNLQGMYIIEPLVFEDNRGFFLESYNKDEFEKIGITTNFIQDNHSKSKKGVLRGLHFQVRYSQGKLVRVVKGRILDIVVDIRKDSSTYGKWHGIELSEENKKMLYISKGFAHGFLALEDDTEIEYKCDEFYISQYDSGIIWNDRDIAIDWNFEEYGLKEEEIILSEKDTKHQSFKEYTEKYAGENVLLTGADGQLGQDFQKLFDKLETKYTATDYKELDVTDREKVKEFIDNNNFTMIINCAAYNNVDKAEEESEKCFVLNSYVPKYLAEICKEKNIIFVTYSTDFVFDGEREIPYTEEDIPNPLSIYSKTKLEGEKYSLEYEKSFVIRTSWVFGMGNNNFCKQVINWSKGKDKLRIVDDQISSPTYSKDLAEYSWKLIQTDKYGLYHLSNDGEASKFEQAQYILKKIGWNGILERAKTKDFPLPARRAEYSKLDSSKLEGVINKKIPHWKSGIDRFLEEMKEKGEV